The Amblyomma americanum isolate KBUSLIRL-KWMA chromosome 11, ASM5285725v1, whole genome shotgun sequence genome includes the window agggggagaggtaatatacacaaactatttacacaataataaatgtacCAGATCTGTTTTTTCCACTTTTCAACAAGTGGAGAAAACCAGCCCAGTGCAGAGAAGACATAAAATAAAATCTTATACAACTTGTACAGCTTCTGTTTCAGCCACTGCGGAAGATATTTCAACAAAAGAGTGGCACTAACTGTTAGTGTGATACGGTACGAGGGATTCAACGCGCCAACACTGCACACAGGCTTCAGGAGATGCCATAGTGGACGGCTATGGAATAGTTTTCACCAcatgggaatctttaatgtgcactgacatcgcatagaacacaggcGCCTTGTCTGAACTCATGGGCTGCAAATTTTGAGTTTCGCCTCTATATAAATGCGGCTGCTGCAGGCTGAATTTGATCACGCGACACTGGGCTTTGCAGCCGAACGCCACTGAGCACGCCTTAATCAGCTGATCGAGCAACTAGCAGGAATAATCCACCCTGCCATGTGAGACGCTGGAACGAGAACCAAAAGCGCGGCGTTCAGGAAGCTTTCGACGTAGACAGTGGTTGTGATAAACAAGAGCTTTGTGCGCCCTGAACTGGGAGGGGCCCTTAGCCTAGGACTCCTATGGCCTTAGCTGTTTACTGCGCCCGctgaaccagctgtctttggtCTTCAAACCTTCAGCTGGATAGCACGACCTCCCACTGCTCAGGTTGTAGGTTTGGGATTTTCGGCGCGGCCTGCATCATTTGGCAAGCCGATGCACTGTGGTAGAGTGTAGGGTGTTCCCCGCATAGCTAGCATGTGTGTTTAGGTATAATGCCGGGTGTATGTGGTGTAAGAGGCTGATGTATGTGCATGCGCTCGTCTGTAGACAGTGCTTAGTAGTAAGAACACGCCCAGTTTCGCAGCGATCGCAAACATGTCACTGCTCCTAGCAAGATCGTAGAATGGCAGTAGCAAGGAAACCGCACAGATGCAGCAGCGCCAGAAGACAGTTCAGTTTCAACGTGCAAGCACTGACCCAGTTTGTGACGTTGGAAGGTGACCTGACGCGCAGCTCCTTGATGAGACTGGCCAGGGCCTCAGGATTGGCGCCGTTCTCGCACAGGCGGACGCATAGCGCCAGCGAGTGCGCGTCCAGTCCGGTATTGAGCAGCTGGGACATCTCCAGCAACACTGCGACGGACGAATTTCGGAGAAACCATTATTCTCGTTAAGCATACACACACAAATACAGCAATGCGCAGCTAACAAGGGCTCAACGCACCGTCAAATGTTTCCTTCACAGCGCTCCGTCGTTCATCATTGGGAGCTGCCATCTTTCGCTGCAAAGCCGGTCAGGAGCCAGAGGCCAAGtcgagatgaagaaaaaaaatcatttttggtTTTCTTTTATAAATTAAATTTGTGCTCAGCTTCTGTTTTATTTCTCCATTAAATCTACTTAGCAGTTTCGTTAGCATTGTTAACGTTCTAGTTTTTAGCGGCCTTTCAGAGGTGGAAACAACAGCACAAGTCCGTGTCACTCATCTCCACTAGGCGGAGGGGTCGTTCAatcctagcaaaaaaaaaaaaaacattgagctTGAAACGTGATTTTCATTGGCCTTGCCTTTGAACACGCGCAATGCGATTGGCCACTTCAAAAGAGGGATCTGCAGCATGTGGTATTTGCGTCTAAGGTCGGCGGCGTCTTTAAATGGCCTAGCACGGTGCATGGCGCAACAATAGATGCGACTCTCGTTGGCACACGCCCGCTTTTGGCGGCAGTTGGTTTAATTCGATCGTATGCAGTCGCTCGTGAACGAATACCAGCAATCCAGAAAGAAGACGTGCCGCTCCAGCACGTCAGATGCGCGAGCTAGTCAGATTTTCACTGCGGACTACCGTGCCGCTAGCATGAACCTTTCTGCGGCTTGGTGACATCGCTGCGCTCCGAGCACCCTCGGGCTGTGCATCGCCGGAGCACTTCGGGGATTTGGACAGCTGAGAGGACTGCTGTGCGTTGCTGCATCTCGCAGCTTTCCAATGACTGAATCCACGCATTCTTATGCACGGTAAGTTTGACCGTACCCTGCGGTTACAGTTGTGATCGTAGATCGGGACGGTGAACTGCAGCTTCTATCGCCTTGCCGCACAGTGGAAAGTCCTTACAGTGTAAGGTGATTACCATGCTTAGATGATTTTCTGTGGAGCACGGTaaatctctatttttttttttaaggtctGCATGTCACCCTCTCCCTCTCGAACATTTCAAACTGCCTTGATCGATGATAGCCTTGATCTCCTACCTCTGAATTTAAAAATGCCGTTTTTACTCGTTTTTGCGCTCAAGATCTGTCGTCTTCTAGTCTCTGCCTGAAAGTGCAGCGCACGAATTCGCCCTGAGGCCATGCAGTGCACGTTACAGTGCCGTCCCGACATGGCTTCCCGGATGCGAGGCTGGAGCGTCGTCTCAAAGAGCCGGCGTTTTATCGCACATTTCGACACAGGCGCCTTGCAGAGAACGGAATTACgccgaagaaaaaaacaaaacaacgatAGCTACTTAAGCGTAAACTACAAGAAAACCGTTGCGTGAAAGGATTGATGGATACAATTAAGACTGATCACTACCGGTCACACGtgtatttattttttcctgctgcctGAAATTGGTTTAAAAAGCCCAGTTAAGTGAGGAGTTacatctaatcaagaaacgaaggagcgtgcgacacagccgttggcaatgaattgagTGTTTCAGCAtgcgcatgaaatgtatttatgtgtaccctcgtaccagaataaatctcagttgttattgcgcgcttgtcctgtgtcccccgttccagttgtcgtttttgttagtgtgtagcgc containing:
- the Mzt1 gene encoding mitotic spindle organizing protein 1 — its product is MAAPNDERRSAVKETFDVLLEMSQLLNTGLDAHSLALCVRLCENGANPEALASLIKELRVRSPSNVTNWSFRPEHAER